ACAATTTGAAATGAATTAAAATGATGATAGTAAAATACTTTTATATTATCTGATCTACCCACCCACCCTATGAAGGAAAAGGCCAAAATAGCAGTAACATCTTCTTCCGTTTGGCTTTATTGTCCACCTTCTTTATATGCTTGTCTCCTGCCCCTTAGCTTCTTACTTCTACTACTATATGCATTCAGCTTTTTTTGGCCTTAAAAATGGAAGCTTAAAGATTGCCATTTTATTATATTCCTTTTCAAAGAATACCCTTAATTTCTCGTGCAGATTATTATTTATCCCTTCCCCCCCTCTTCTGTCTAGCTACCAAATAGGGTTACTTCATCTAGCTCTATTCACTACATACAAACTATACAAAAAGTTGAACTCTCTCTTTCAGCAAAAAGGAAACTCAAATATTATACTCAACGAAAAGATAGATTTTACTCCACGAGATCCAAGCTTGACTTTCAGCTGTCCATCGCAATAATcgagtcaaaatataaatatgcgctgaaagttaaaaaaagaaaataatttgggCAGggaaaagaaaggtttgaccgaaGAGTTCGAGAACATTGGCACGGAAACTTGAGGTATAAAACTTTCCTTCTCAttctttttttaattcattttaccAAGTTTTTCTtagtttataattaataaaatcgAAATTTTGACCAAGAGGTTTCTTGTAAACGAATGAATCCAAGCAATATCTGATTAATTAGTTTGCTAATATAACATCGTAATGAGTGAGACAATAGGTTTTAAGAAATATGAAGCTCTTACTTTCACATCGTCACGGGATCCAATAATCCCCACAATAACTACCCTAAATTCCTTCTTAATATGAGTATTATAATATGATATTCCCGTCGTCCTATTTTAAATGTGGCTTTAGCTTAAAATTATTTGTTCAAATTAACTGTTACTTTAGGAATTTAAGATTAAATTTGTTATTTGTTTCCAACTATACACTTGATATTGATGAAGTAATAGCTCTTTTTAATCCTGCTCAATTCTCAAAACCCATTTAATAGGGATAACTTAGTAAACTACAATATGCATTTTTTTCCCCTCTTAATGGGCGTGAAAAAAGCTAAAATGTCAGTTAAAATGGGAGGGAGGGagtatattttctttcattcttaatccccttgtttatttatttcacttAAACCTCTTAGATGTATACTTTAGGTTGGTTTCTGGTTAGCAGAGAGTTCGAGATTATATGGAGAAAATCGCTTTTATATTAATGTAGAGACGTATATTTTAGTCCTGAACTTTCTATTTCTGCTGCTCCTTTCTTCTTCAACCCCTCGTCTTTTTCAGTCATATGATAAATACAGTATTAGGTTTTTGTAGGGATACTTTCTCTTTCCTTTGGTTAAATGGCAGCAGCCAGATCGTGAAAGGgataaggaaaaaaaagaggtatattattttcctttctttgtttgtacatttcattttttctctttcGGAAATAGATGATAAACATAGAGAAAAGTTAGAAATATGAGAGAAAAGGGTTATAACAAGATTCCAAATAAAAGCTCTTTAGGATGTTCAGATACACTTATAAAGCTTTCTTCCAATTCTTCACAAAATTTATGAGAAAATATATAATCATTAATTCCAATGGTGAAACTGTTAGTTAGTTTAGTGGCAGTCTGGTGTACAAAGCATCCCGCGTTCACGGATTATTCGGGAAAGGGCCACAtctaaggggtgtgatgtagacaaccaTATCCTAATGCAATCATCAGTGGTTGCTTCCACGACTTGAATCTATAATCTATAGGTCAGACGAAAATAACTTTACTGTTGCTTCAAGGCTAGCTCCCTTTCAAACTGTTTGTTATTTCAGTGTTCTATTTAATAGGattatttttttgatttgttcCAAATAAGTAgttataactttttatatttcaaaattcattgacttTAAGTTTCTCATTTTATctttaatgacatatttttatagtCATCTATAAAAAATGTAATGGCATGTTAATtaattgatgaagaccataagTTCTAAGTGTATCGTATgcttcaaaaatctttttttttccttttgttcaaCTCTATGCTCAATCTAACATCGTCATATAAAATGCAATGAATGAAGTAGTACTTAGCCTTATTTATAAAGCATCACTCATACTTCACTTCTAAATGATCCTATTTATGTTGTTATTTCCAGGTagtaaagagaaaacaaagaaacaaaagaagagaagTTGTTTGTGCAAACTAGCTATAATACTTGTGAATGGCTTCATCTTCATTATTATCCTACTCACCCTGTGCAGCATGTAAATTCCTACGTCGAAAATGCCAGCCAGAATGCGTGTTTGCCCCTTACTTCCCACCAGATCAACCCCAGAAATTTGCAAATGTTCACAAAATATTTGGAGCCAGCAATGTGACAAAGCTGCTCAATGAATTGCAGCCTCACCAAAGGGAAGACGCCGTCAACTCTCTCGCTTATGAAGCGGACATGCGCCTCCGCGACCCCGTCTATGGTTGCGTTGGCGTCATTTCGCTTCTTCAACATCAGCTTCGACAGCTCCAACTTGACCTTAGCTGTGCCAAATCCGAGCTTTCCAAATACCAGAACTTAGGAGGTATCTAATCGTATCGTGTGACTTCTTTATCTAAATGCTTAAGTTGTTAAACATGTAcaattttatttacttaatttacATCATAGCACAAAGCGTAACGGGTAAAGTTGTTGTGATGTGACCAAGAgttcacgggttcgagccgtggaaataaTCTCTTATAGAAATACAGGGTAAGACTTCGTACAATAGACCCTagtggtccggcccttcctcaGACCTTGCGCATAGCGAGAACTTAGTGCATCGGATTGCTCCTTCAATATACATCATCGTGTCACGCCTCTTCATGTGCGGACTTTATTTTTCAACAATGGATAATGAATTGTGTGGccattaattattaatttaaaattttaagttagtaAAGGTAACAAACTTTTatgtatttaatttattttactcAACAGGAGGCATTGCTAGTACGAACAGTTATGGACTGTTGGCAGCTGGCAACCAGCATAATTTGGGGTTCAATTTTATGGGAGGAGGAGGGGGTGGGAGGCCAGACCATAACCACCACCTCTATCACCATCAGTTTTTCCCTAGAGatcagcaacaacagcaacaacaacaacaaattataCGAAGATTTGAAGGAGGAAGTAACAATTTTTGAGTTTGACTTCTATACACCAAGGAATTATTTGTTTGAAGGTAAAATTATGTTGAGATTATATACACAGATTGTAATATTGAGACTAATAAttcctgaatatatatatatatatatatatatatatatatagtgtacaAGATTCTAAAACATATGTTTGCTTTCAAATTGAATAAAGTTTTGTTTCAAACTTTAACCTTAACGTTCATAAGAAAAAGGCTGGCATTGTCGTTACTTATTTATTTAATGTTTTAGGTAATTCTTGAGTTCTGTTATGCTACACTCGATATGGTATAAAATTATACCAGTATTACttataccaaaaaataaaaaaatcacctAAATTTCAAAGCATAAGATAATCTTGTCAATTTGTTTATTTAAAGGATTATGTTCATAATCACGATAACCAAATGAGCTCTTATAAAAGAGTCTTTATACTATCAAGATAACTACAAATAACTGGTTGCACTGAAAAATAAAGTAGACTGTTGGCTATAGTACTAGAATACACTGATAATTTGGCAAAACAATTATACTTTTAAGTATGTAGTATACGTTAAATTTATGACTTCGGGATTGAGGATAAGCTTCCCAACATCCATAATTTAGATGGAAGGTTCAAATCCTGTCGATCAGTAGCGTaacattttccttcctctttatCTCCTCTGatgtaataaaaaatatttttaaaaaatccatAACTTTAACACAAGTAATCTTTTGTTATCGGGCAGTTGAGTCAGTAACAACAGCCGAAGGATTGCAGAGAGAAGGTCCAACCTCGTTTGAATATGTCACCGGAGGACGAATCCAAGAATTAAATCCTACGGGTTCAACTTTTGaagtttttagcattgaacccattatatattTAATGTTTTGGGTTCATttctactatttttgtaattttaatgaatttttacatataaatttttattccgcgtcgaaagttatgggttcaattgaaacCGTCGACAATGCACTACATCCGCCCGACCGCCCCTGACTGTCACAACTCTAGATCTACTAAGTATCACGATGATCATAGTTGGTAATACTAGCCAACCCATGCAAGTATTTTTTTACACCAATATTATATGcatttttttggttaaaatatatatgcatttaCTGTCACAATAAactataatgtatatatatagttTGCATTAGCTTGTATAGTTGGTTGGTCACACGTGACTCGTGAGACTCAGTACATCAAAGACATCCAGAAAAATTGAAGCAAAAATATGTCACAACCCTAAAGTTTAGGGATTACACAGATTCGATGTGTTAGAGTTCAGGGCAGAGAGTGGGACAGTTACACGGAGATACTCTTTCGTAAAGGATTTCATTTGACTCATCTTTCCTTAAAATTAATTACTACTTGTGTAAGTGATCTTTATAATTTTCGagaaagatatatatatacacgatGTTATAGCTTGCCAGCCGGCTTTTCGATCAGATCCCTAAAAACGTACGTGCGGAGGAGATATATAATACAAAGTTAAATATTTATGTTAAAGACAAAGCAAAGCAAATTATGATAATAAATTAATTGAGAGAGGTAACAGGTATCATGTGAAACTAGTCGAGGTACACACAAACTAGCACGGGTaccataaatattaaaaaaaaaacgatTGAGGGCCTATGCAAAATCCACCAATGAAGGGGTTGTTGAAGACATTAAGTAGTGAAGGACAATGCAcaatcaaaaaaaaaacagaaacgTTTAAATGTAGGAGCATTCAAGGAGTATTAGTACATATTAGGGTTAGGGTTAGGGTTAGGGTTTTTATtttgaaaagcaaaaaaaaaaagaaaacgaaaaaggACTTTGTAGTAAGAGTGATGATGTACTGGTTGAGTGCAACGCAATGATGGTATTTTGCCCTTTTTGAaatgtaaatattaattgttggGCAGAGTAGAGTCAACAGTGAGGGTGGTGGGTCTGTTTTCTCGCACACATCTCATAGTCTCACCAAGTACCAATTTAACCATCTCATAgcttactttcttttctttcttttttttttgcctcATTTGGTGTTCGATACTCTCTCCAGTCcataataagtgatcaatttaTCCTTTTATCTTGTTTCAAAATAgatgtccatttatataatcaaaaaaaaatttaatttgtttttccaaaattacccttatgaACGTATCCCTAAAAAGTCTTTTAATCCTCACATTAACTATGCTGCCacatttaattaagggtagtttagtcacactaactatttttgtctagagttttatattttcttaatgatttgtcacttattgtggaccggagggagtattattttgaattttcaatgaAGACTCATTACAAAAGTAAGCACTaactttttatgaattttgtcatTCTCAAGGTTCGAATTTAAGATATTTGATTAAAGGTGGAGAAATCCGATATATTCGTCCCGTAACACTCTTGATGGTAACATTATGCCATCAATAATATAATACAGAAAAAGAGCTTTGGAACAACGATAAAGTTATCTCCATTTAACCTATATGTCACAGGTCCAAGCATCATCTATATAATGAAAATTCTACATAATATACTACCATGATATGATGTAGGAAATTGAgttttttatttcaaaacaacGATATATCTGCAATTGAATCATGTCACATGCATGAGTTTGCAGAGTAATTTAATTTACTCCgttttaatatttatttcaacTTTTTTCCAATTGTTGaaaaaatgtttaaatcatcaaCCTACTTTTTAAAACATATTTatttcaactttttcaactctCACCTTGTTTATATATTTGTAAAGTGACAATCCTAGACATTTGTACAATGCACACGATGACGAGCAAGCTCGAAATGAAGGGAAAATAATGATATCTTTAATACTGTTGAGGTGTTGATTCTTTTCTTTTCACGACAACAATTCCATGGGAACATTACTTCTAAAGCTAAGGACGTACTGCAACAAAACTAAGAGGTCATGTCCAAATTAACTGGCCCTACTCTATAGGAAAGTTTAAGAGCTTGCTATCACTAGCGGCTTTAAAATTTTCACAAGTAAATATATAAACAGTTCTTGAATTGTGTCAAGGGAATTCAATTActtacataaaaaataattttagacTTATATATATACTGTAATTTTTCGGCTAGGGGGAACTCAGTGTGAACCCGTTTGTCCCCCTAGCTTCCCCCTGCTTGCCACTCCATATCTTCCAAATGTTTCATTAAAAAGAAATGTCAAAATCCATTGGCAATCAATTCGCAAGTATTCGATGACGCTTTATTGCTTATATCTCAGTTTAGTGGTTTGTTGTGCTAAGGAACCCTGGAAAGTTTGGTATTCGAGAAAATAGATTGAAGCAGATTGAAAGTGTTTTTAAGGGTATTAGCTAGTGGTAGTATAATTTTATCAAAACGGTAGAATTAGCTATCCATTTAGAAGGTGAAATAGCTAATTCTATAGAATATCCTTATCTATTTCATTTGGTAACCAAACGAACTTCATAAGGGTTCTAAATTCTAGGAAAAGACATCATGTGTTACTAAGTGGGTTCTTAATTCAATTTAATATCGAATTTAGACTAAGTTATTGGGTTCGATCGAATCCGTATGTCGGCTTATAGCTCTGTCTCAAATCCCTCTATCTTTAACCAGAGATCTCCGGTTCgagttttataaataaaaaaatccgGGTAAAAAGCACTTTCCTCTTTAATAGGTCTTAAGAAGAGGTGAATATGAATTTGTCGGAGTTCTAATGCAAATACCATAAAAAAGAACCCAAAAAAGTACTAACTCTATTTGTAAACGGGTGAAATCGAGTTCATGGTGCATCTTAGCCCCCCGACAGAATAAGCCAGGCTTAAGACATGGAAACAAGGGACCGATATCGAGCCAACGTCCCACCGGGCCAGAACCCGGGGCATAGCGCCTGCCTTTGAGAATATCGAGGCCATGGTCCCAGAATTGGTTCTAGCCTCGAACGACTTCGAAGAACATTGTCAGACAATCTAGCATAGCAAATAGAAGGCCAAAATATCTGTGACCGACCGAATATTAAAGCGGGGATCTTAGCACGTATCGATAAGGAACCGGCGATAAGTGAGtcagaagatttttaccttttatagagttataCCAAaaataggactcccctactatataaagggggtctgaaaattcatgaaaaatattgtaacacgcactcaaaaacaattatattattatttttttagtctCCAGCTCTTGTTCTTTTTTATCTATACCGGTCTTGGTGAGCTCGGTTCGAGAGTGGCTATTTCATCAAAGCTGAAACTATCCAACTCGtttggtttgaatttattttgtcTTTGTTTATTCAATAGcaacttaatttatcgctttgtatcaaattaatccgcgtatccttaaaatcacttacaaatttaattgttattcgattttgaggataaacagtttggcgcccaccatggggctgaGGATAATAGCGGCAATTTGATATAAATTCCCGCAACACACcatattttacacttgttctttgaagtgtcatTGATTCCATGTTAAAATCGAAATGTCAAACCACAGTCTGCCCCTCTAAACATGGATGCGGAGTCcggccaccatggcgagaacaacaatgtAGCACCCGGTAACGAGGTGCCCCCAGTCGATCTCGGCGGAGTTCTGGTCGCGGTATCGACGCCAGTTCGCATGTAGCCATCAACACAAATTTGCCTACCGATCCCGAGAACAGCATGCGCAGGGAAGTCCGATCAATTGCCCAGAATACGCACAGAGGTGAAAATGATGGGATCAAtttgcgggtgatcttcgaaatattACATGCTCAACAGGCAGCGATAGCCCAGTTGCAGAACCAATGCCGAGCGCCGAGCATGGTTGAGCCCGAGCCATACGAGGAAGTCACCCGCAGAAATGAACCGATCATAGAGAGGCCGAATGAAAATGAATCGGGGGATAACCCtgagatcataaaaatgctcgaggaattgGCAAAACGGATAGAAtcgggggagaagaaaatcgaaaccaatgaaaaatggtggaaacctacaattccagggtcgaccaaatcccaagagcacctccgatattgaagggcctggattccaagaagtttgttcaaaaaccATTTCCTCCAAGAGCAACGCCGAAgacgatcccaaagaagttctgcatacccgagattcctaagtacaacggaacgaccgactcaaatgagcatgtgacttcctacacatgcgccatcaaaggaaAAGACTTAGAGggtgatgagatcgagtctgtcctgttgaaaaagttcggggaaactctgtccaagggagctatgatatggtattaCAACCTACCTCCTAATtttattgactcgtttgctatgattgcagattccttcgtaaaagcacacgccggggctaTCAAGGCCGataccaggaagtcagaccttttcaaagtgaagCATAGGTATAATGAGATACTTAGGGAATTGGTTTCCCGGTTTCAAATGGTACACTGTCACTTGGGCCTAAGTGCAAAAtcagtatcaatcaaaaatcagggtcgaagacgatcaaCTCGGGGTCCCTTCCGGGTCTATTTATCCCGTTAGAACGATCGATAGAGTCAGGAGAGACGTTGATCGTGAACCAAGGTCAAACAGGGATCGGTGTCAGCATACAATGGAGAACGAAGAGGTAGTGGATCAGGGCAAAACCCCGtgaaaagtgaaagaagaagtgatcgaggtcaaaacaatcagggactcatgagcaaaactAGTTTCGACAGGCCCATCGGGCCGAAGGAAGCGCCAAGTATATCGGACACCAAATGGCCTCAACCTCTACAGTCTGATCCAGCCCAAAGGGGTCTTAACCTAATGGGCAAATATCATGGTACTCGCGGTCACATGACGGAAGATTGCcgacaattaagagaggaagtagcccagCTATTCAATAACGTTCATCTCCGAGAGTtcctgagcgatcgagccaagaaccactttaGGAACAGATATTCTGGTAAACAGGTCGAACcggaggaacctcagcacgtcattaatattatcatcggtggggtcgatattcccAAGGGGCCGATGCtgaaacgcaccaaagtatcTATCACTAGGGGAAAACGGACTTGGGATTACGTTCCGGagggaaccttgtctttcaacgacgtAGACGCTGAGGGGATCATACAgccccacaacgatgcactggtaatatcagtactcataaataaatcatgagttaagcatgtgttaattgatctaggtaacTCGGCCAACTtcatcagatcgagggttgtGGAACAGCTccgcctacaagatcagatcgtgcCTATGGTCCGAgtcctaaacgggttcaacatggcatgtgagatcactaaaggggagataacgtTACCGGTGAACACCGCCGGGACCGTTCAAGAAAtaaagttctatgtgatcgaaggTTATATGAGGTACAATAATCTGTTCGaaagaccatggattcacaacatgagggtggTACCCTCGACTCTGCACCAGGTGTTGAAGTTCCCGATGTCGGGAGGAACAAAAATAGTTTACGGAGAACAACTGGCCGCCAAAGAGATGTTTGCAGTCGACGAGGTGGTCTCGATATCAAAACTTTTAGCACCTAAGGAGCTGGGTCCGGTCAACAAGGGAGAAACTAAATAGCAACTACTGACATTGACTCTGTCCCAACCGAAGAAATAGGAGATGGGTAAGGACGACGGTTACGGGATTCCCAGGTCTTTCGTAGCTCCCGATaattccgacgctaccaaatcaacggtcgaggaactggagcaagtcgtaCTGATCGAACACTTACCCGATCGacaggtatacctgggcacgaggttgAATCCCAAGCTTAGGAAAAAacatattcaatttcttatagctaacgaagattgtttcgcttggtcccaccttgatatgatagggatcccgccggaaataaccactcacagGCTAAGCCTGTACCCGAAGTTCTacccggtcaagcagaagaggagaccccagtccgaggtcaaacatgctttcatcaaagacgaggtatctaaactctttaaaatagggtccatccgagAGGTTAAATACCTgtattggttagcaaacgtagtattGGCCCCCCAAAAGGggaacaaattaagaatgtgtgtagattataaagatttgaataaagtGTGTCCCAttgactctttccctttgcctaacatcgatcgaataTTCGATGcaacggccggccacgagatcctcaatttTTTCGACGCTTATTCCGGGTataaccaaattcggatggacccgggtgATCAGAAAAAAACTTACTTCATCACCAAGTATGACATCTACTGTTATAACATGATGTTGTTCGGACTAAAAATTACCAgcgccacttaccaacgcctagtaaatcggatgttcgaagaacaaataggaaaatcgatggaggtttacattgacgatatgttggttaagtccctgcaagcagaggaccatttgaaatatttgcagaaaaccttcagcatattgaagaaataaaatattaagctgaaccggagaaatgtgcattcaaaGTCGGGTCTAGTAAATTCCTcgaattcatggtatccaaccggagAATGGAGATCAACCACTATAGGATCAAGGCCATCAAAGATATCACTGTTATGGACAATGTGAAGGTCGTACAAAGGTTTAATCGGACACATAGCCGCCTTGGGATgatttatttcgaggtcatcCGACAAGAGCCGTCGTTTCTTCTCACtgttgaagaaaaagaataacttctcatggaccccggagtgccaactgGCCTTGGAGGAGCTCAAGCAATATCTATAGAGCCCACCGCtacttatgtcacgacccaaattcacgTGATCGGCACCCGACACACTACCCGACCCGAGTGAACCAACCCATATGTCAAGATCAAGTATAATTGCGGAAGCCAATTGAGAATCTTGTACATTTTCAAATCAAGTcacaatatatttttttcatttccaaAGTCATACACATAAGACCTTTCATAAAAatgatataatcaaattaaatgaTTATTCCTTTATGCATGACATCCACAATCCTATTTTTACAATCccacaactatctatggagccttTATACTAAATAATAATACCAACACTTGgagtaattccaacaaaataaaataagaaagaacaTGATAGCTATCACGAAATAAAAGTGGTGCTTCATAATACCTCGGAAAGAGAGTCATCGTAGTCTGACCGCATGCCACATATCATATATCATCttgaaacatgtaaagtaagtGAGACCCTGGAGGAGGGccctaagggctgagtacaccacaacggtacccaataagtgtcataaactctctctaacttaagtccttgggacaaactttatataaataatgcaacaatatttgatataaaatgataaaaaaatttatcaattcatgacccttgtcattttaaataacaaccaagtgaaatataacccacaatataaacttttaaaatatttacatcaatCCAAGTTTTTGGgtaaaatcatacaaaatcattcggtttgctttaagtcattgaaatcactttcggctccttaggcctaaacataagaaaatcatccttacaTTTCACTAGGAGTACTATAATATCACCgacataagaaggtcaactaggttatatACCTAGCGAAAAGTATCATATACCATACTTGCTAaggtcgtctcatcgtagtgtcgtacgaatcgactcaaccatgctaataatagcacaaaatagtactctctcgagggagagcactttgtcgtagtctataccacaaagtggccatctacgcctatactggcacgtgtagtttcatgacaacgaacacaatatatccgaagtcaatctcgatgaacacaagtaactcccaaaacatttgatacttcaaaaatagattcatagcatagtagcttcaaaggatctattttttCCAAATCATCGCATTTATAGAAAATataaatcatttgaacaaaaataaataaacaaccttttacatgctaaagcctttagcaatttaacatcaatctttaaaagataccacaagtACAATTGTGTTCATCAATTCccaaaagaaatactttccatgaaaacttatctttagtactcaaatatgtatactcttttcaatacgtaagttttgataaaaacttataacatttaccttgagtgtcattttgccaacaagatttaaaataaaattttataaaacagtatgacattacatatgcaacataatattttagtacatggagacatccgtacttgtttTTCCCCACAAGCACGAGAGCACATTTGCAATcaacttaagtattaactcaAAACATGATTTTAGAGAAAGTCTCTCGAGTAGAgcaagttttaatcaacttacctcgctttcactttattaacattcacaagctttcaatcctcTTCCATCATTCCAATATtgattaaaatgctcaaatataaccaacaagtcgatatctataattagatatcctaattacatcaaaatatgacctTAAATATTGATCAATATTCAT
This DNA window, taken from Nicotiana tabacum cultivar K326 chromosome 4, ASM71507v2, whole genome shotgun sequence, encodes the following:
- the LOC142180372 gene encoding protein ASYMMETRIC LEAVES 2-like produces the protein MASSSLLSYSPCAACKFLRRKCQPECVFAPYFPPDQPQKFANVHKIFGASNVTKLLNELQPHQREDAVNSLAYEADMRLRDPVYGCVGVISLLQHQLRQLQLDLSCAKSELSKYQNLGGGIASTNSYGLLAAGNQHNLGFNFMGGGGGGRPDHNHHLYHHQFFPRDQQQQQQQQQIIRRFEGGSNNF